A window of Mucilaginibacter paludis DSM 18603 contains these coding sequences:
- the uxaC gene encoding glucuronate isomerase, translated as MKKFLNENFLLQNATAEKLYHDYAKQMPIIDYHCHLPPDQIANDINFENLTQIWLYGDHYKWRAMRANGINEHFITGKASDYEKFEKWAETVPYTLRNPLYHWTHLELQRYFGVDAILSKTNGKDVYENCTAQLQTKEFSVQGIIKKMNVKVICTTDDPIDNLEHHQKIVKDGAEVKVAPAFRPDKAMNADDVAGLNAYIDKVEAVTNISIHSFDAYLSALKQRHDYFAANGCKVSDHGLEQIYAEDYTDAEINAIFQKIRNNQALTHTEVLKFKSAMLYHFAIWDHEKGWVQQYHLGALRNNNARALSNLGPDTGWDSIGDFSQGVALSKFLNRLDTTDQLAKTILYNLNPRDNELMATMIGNFNDGSVAGKIQFGSGWWFLDQKDGMTKQLNTLSNMGLLSRMVGMLTDSRSFLSFPRHEYFRRIVCNLFGEDVENGELPNDIEWLGQVIQNISYNNAQQYFNW; from the coding sequence ATGAAGAAGTTCTTAAACGAAAATTTTTTACTGCAAAACGCAACGGCAGAAAAGCTTTACCATGACTATGCTAAGCAGATGCCGATCATCGACTATCATTGCCACCTGCCGCCCGACCAGATTGCCAATGATATCAATTTTGAAAACCTTACCCAGATCTGGCTCTACGGCGATCATTATAAATGGCGTGCCATGCGTGCCAACGGCATCAACGAGCATTTTATCACTGGTAAGGCCAGCGATTACGAAAAGTTTGAAAAATGGGCGGAAACGGTTCCGTATACTTTACGCAACCCGCTTTACCACTGGACGCACCTGGAGCTTCAACGTTATTTTGGAGTAGACGCCATTCTATCAAAAACTAACGGTAAAGATGTTTACGAAAATTGCACGGCCCAGCTTCAAACCAAAGAATTTTCTGTTCAAGGTATCATCAAAAAAATGAATGTCAAGGTGATCTGCACCACAGACGATCCGATTGATAACCTGGAGCATCATCAAAAAATTGTAAAGGATGGTGCCGAAGTAAAGGTAGCTCCGGCTTTCCGCCCCGATAAGGCAATGAACGCTGATGATGTTGCGGGCCTTAACGCGTACATTGACAAAGTTGAAGCCGTTACCAATATTTCTATCCACAGTTTTGATGCCTACCTTTCGGCCTTAAAACAACGTCATGATTATTTTGCCGCCAACGGATGCAAAGTATCTGACCATGGTTTGGAACAGATTTATGCTGAGGATTATACCGATGCCGAGATTAACGCTATCTTCCAAAAGATACGTAACAACCAGGCTTTAACCCATACCGAGGTGCTGAAGTTTAAATCGGCCATGTTGTATCATTTCGCCATTTGGGATCATGAAAAAGGCTGGGTTCAGCAATATCACCTGGGTGCTTTGCGCAATAACAACGCCCGCGCCCTTAGCAACTTAGGCCCCGATACCGGATGGGACTCGATAGGCGATTTTAGCCAGGGGGTAGCCTTATCTAAGTTTTTAAACAGATTAGATACCACTGACCAGTTAGCAAAAACCATACTTTACAACCTGAACCCCCGAGATAACGAGTTAATGGCTACCATGATTGGTAACTTTAACGATGGCTCTGTTGCCGGTAAAATTCAGTTTGGATCGGGATGGTGGTTCTTAGATCAAAAGGACGGCATGACCAAACAGTTAAATACCCTATCAAATATGGGCTTATTAAGCCGCATGGTGGGTATGTTAACCGACTCACGCAGCTTTTTATCTTTCCCGCGCCACGAGTATTTCAGAAGGATAGTTTGTAACCTGTTTGGCGAAGATGTAGAGAATGGTGAGTTACCTAACGATATCGAGTGGTTAGGTCAGGTTATCCAGAATATTAGTTATAACAACGCCCAACAATATTTTAACTGGTGA
- a CDS encoding UxaA family hydrolase: MKQKILKVHPADNVVVALTDLHPGETVEYAGRTYTVKEFIAAKHKFAEDLIAQEQQIIMYGVLVGKAQSDIQAGGLLSTANVKHAASGFLTAQHHDSWQQPDTSKWAGKTFMGFHREDGSVGTGNYWLVIPMVFCENRNLEVLQDALVKPLGYGRHNSYETKAQQLINLVKEGGSVDQVLYTEVKDGTAVAKANRVFPNVDGIKFLTHNGGCGGTRQDATALCGLLAGYITHPNVAGATVMSLGCQNAQVSILEEEIKKRSPNFSKPLYVLDQQKVGKESDLLDLAIRQTMAGLIEANNNVRQPAPLSKITIGLECGGSDGFSGISANPAIGYTSDLLVSLGGSVILAEFPELCGVEQNLIDRCVDKEKADRFSYLVKTYAQRAEEVGSGFDMNPSPGNIKDGLITDAIKSAGAAKKGGTSPVVDVLDYPEKVTKPGLNLLCTPGNDVESTTAEVASGANVVLFTTGLGTPTGNPITPVIKISTNTKLFNKMSDIIDIDTGSIIDGDETIEQAGERILDYVIKVASGEIEVSAVRHGQDDFIPWKRGISL, from the coding sequence ATGAAGCAGAAAATATTAAAAGTACACCCAGCCGATAATGTAGTAGTAGCACTAACGGATTTGCACCCCGGCGAAACGGTTGAGTACGCGGGAAGAACATACACCGTAAAAGAATTTATTGCAGCCAAGCACAAATTTGCTGAAGACCTGATTGCCCAGGAGCAACAGATTATAATGTACGGGGTATTGGTTGGCAAGGCGCAAAGCGATATACAAGCTGGCGGTTTATTAAGCACCGCTAATGTAAAACATGCCGCGAGTGGTTTTTTAACCGCGCAGCATCACGATAGCTGGCAACAGCCTGATACCTCAAAATGGGCAGGCAAAACCTTTATGGGCTTTCACCGCGAGGATGGCAGCGTGGGTACAGGCAATTACTGGCTGGTTATACCTATGGTATTTTGCGAAAACCGTAACCTTGAAGTATTGCAGGATGCCCTGGTAAAACCATTGGGCTACGGCAGGCATAATAGCTACGAAACCAAAGCGCAGCAACTGATTAACCTGGTAAAAGAAGGCGGCAGCGTCGATCAGGTTTTATATACCGAAGTGAAAGATGGTACCGCTGTTGCTAAGGCTAACCGTGTTTTCCCTAATGTAGATGGCATTAAGTTTTTAACGCACAACGGCGGTTGCGGCGGTACCCGCCAGGATGCTACCGCGCTTTGCGGCTTACTGGCCGGTTATATTACCCACCCTAACGTTGCGGGCGCTACCGTAATGAGCTTAGGCTGCCAAAACGCACAGGTATCCATTTTAGAAGAAGAAATTAAAAAGCGTTCGCCCAACTTTAGCAAGCCGTTGTATGTATTAGATCAGCAAAAGGTTGGTAAGGAGTCGGATTTATTAGATCTGGCCATCCGCCAAACTATGGCCGGGCTTATCGAAGCTAATAATAATGTACGCCAGCCTGCACCTTTAAGCAAAATCACTATTGGCCTGGAGTGCGGCGGGTCCGACGGATTTTCGGGCATTTCAGCTAACCCCGCTATCGGTTATACATCCGATCTGCTGGTGAGCCTGGGCGGCTCGGTTATCTTAGCCGAATTCCCGGAGCTTTGCGGTGTTGAGCAAAACCTGATAGACCGCTGCGTGGATAAGGAAAAGGCCGACCGCTTTAGCTACCTGGTAAAAACTTATGCCCAACGCGCCGAAGAAGTAGGATCGGGCTTTGATATGAACCCTTCGCCGGGTAATATTAAGGATGGTTTAATTACCGACGCCATCAAATCTGCCGGAGCGGCGAAAAAAGGCGGTACGTCACCGGTGGTTGATGTGTTGGATTATCCCGAAAAGGTAACCAAACCGGGCTTAAATTTATTATGTACTCCCGGTAACGATGTGGAATCAACCACAGCCGAAGTAGCATCGGGCGCCAACGTGGTATTGTTTACCACCGGCCTGGGCACGCCAACAGGCAACCCTATTACCCCGGTAATCAAAATATCAACCAATACCAAGCTCTTCAATAAAATGAGCGATATTATTGATATCGACACCGGTTCGATCATTGATGGAGACGAAACGATTGAACAAGCCGGCGAGCGGATTTTGGATTACGTGATCAAAGTTGCCAGTGGCGAAATTGAAGTAAGCGCGGTACGCCACGGGCAGGATGACTTTATTCCGTGGAAGCGCGGGATATCGTTATAA
- a CDS encoding tagaturonate reductase translates to MILSQNNLKNIAVPGLVVPDEKLFDLPERVLQFGTGVLLRGLPDYFIDKANRQGIFNGRVVVVKSTDTGSATDFDQQNGLYTLSIKGIDNGQRVEENIICSAISRVLTAGNDWAAIMEFARNPELQVVISNTTEVGIQLVEDDIHNTPPVSFPGKLLAILHERYKALGGTEASGLVIVPAELIVDNGKKLKNIVLELAANNNLSSDFINWLNKYNHFCNSMVDRIVPGKPDAKTIEILESVDGYKDDLRIVSEVYSLWAIEGDEKVKSVLSFCQVDDGVIITPDIEIFRELKLRLLNGTHTLSCAVAFLSGFKTVKTAMDDPLFADFLSQLMIHDISPAIPYSINESMKHTFANTVLDRFRNPHIEHQWISISAQYSSKIKMRVLPLLLQHYRLSSEVPEYIALGFAAFIRFMKVEKNAKGEYIGNNNGVEYKVTDDNAAIFEEAWKLDNVNDVTNSILSNENLWDGPNLTILPGFEDAVASKLAAIMQHGVLELISKK, encoded by the coding sequence ATGATACTTTCACAAAATAACCTTAAAAACATTGCCGTTCCCGGATTGGTGGTGCCCGACGAGAAATTGTTTGATTTGCCCGAAAGGGTACTACAGTTTGGTACAGGGGTTTTACTAAGGGGCCTGCCCGACTATTTTATTGATAAGGCTAATCGTCAGGGTATTTTTAATGGCCGTGTGGTAGTGGTTAAATCAACCGATACAGGCTCCGCTACCGATTTTGACCAGCAGAATGGCTTGTACACTCTTTCTATTAAAGGTATCGATAACGGCCAAAGGGTTGAAGAAAACATCATATGCTCTGCCATTAGCCGTGTATTAACTGCCGGTAACGATTGGGCCGCCATTATGGAGTTTGCCCGCAATCCCGAGTTGCAGGTGGTGATATCAAATACTACCGAAGTTGGCATTCAATTGGTTGAAGACGATATTCATAATACGCCACCTGTATCTTTTCCGGGTAAATTATTGGCGATACTGCATGAGCGTTACAAAGCCTTAGGCGGAACCGAAGCCAGTGGCCTGGTTATTGTACCCGCCGAATTGATTGTTGATAATGGTAAAAAACTTAAAAATATTGTTTTAGAACTGGCTGCAAACAATAACCTGAGCAGCGACTTCATCAACTGGTTAAACAAATACAATCATTTTTGCAATTCGATGGTTGACAGGATTGTACCCGGAAAGCCGGATGCTAAAACTATCGAAATTTTAGAATCTGTTGATGGTTATAAAGATGATTTGCGTATCGTATCAGAGGTTTACAGCCTTTGGGCCATTGAGGGCGATGAAAAGGTAAAATCGGTTTTATCTTTTTGCCAGGTTGATGACGGAGTGATCATAACACCTGATATTGAAATTTTTCGCGAATTAAAATTGCGCCTGCTTAACGGAACACATACTTTAAGCTGTGCGGTGGCCTTTTTATCTGGTTTTAAAACGGTAAAAACAGCTATGGACGACCCTTTGTTTGCTGATTTTTTATCACAATTGATGATCCATGATATATCCCCGGCTATCCCCTACAGCATAAACGAATCGATGAAGCATACTTTTGCAAACACCGTGCTTGACAGGTTCCGCAATCCGCATATTGAGCATCAATGGATCAGTATATCGGCTCAATATTCATCTAAAATAAAAATGCGCGTATTGCCCCTGCTTTTACAGCACTACAGGCTAAGCAGCGAAGTGCCCGAATATATAGCCCTGGGTTTTGCCGCGTTTATCCGCTTTATGAAAGTTGAGAAAAATGCGAAAGGCGAATACATTGGCAACAATAACGGCGTTGAATATAAAGTGACCGATGATAATGCTGCGATATTTGAGGAAGCCTGGAAATTGGATAACGTTAACGATGTTACAAACAGCATCCTGTCCAACGAAAACCTTTGGGATGGCCCTAACCTGACTATATTACCTGGCTTTGAAGATGCCGTTGCCAGTAAATTAGCGGCTATTATGCAACATGGCGTTTTAGAACTGATTAGCAAAAAGTGA
- a CDS encoding glycoside hydrolase family 88 protein has translation MKKGIQLSILTLSLFSAGLNVYAQEKPMSQRIAATIMKNMPSDTSAAAGGKPFKKWNYDEGVILKGIEGVWLQTADRSYFKYIQQSMDNLINADGTEIKGYKSDDYTLDNILCGRNMLMLYNTLGTAKYLTVANTLYDQLKKQPRTPEGGFWHKKRYVDQMWLDGLYMAESFYAEYAAEFHHEADFDDIAKQYILMEQHARDAKTGLLYHGWDYSKKEKWADPKTGLSANFWARADGWYAMALVDVLDYLPANHPKRPEIIAILNRLATAIQKYQDPKSGVWYDILDKAGEKGNYLESSASSMFVYALAKGVRFGYLPESFLAVADKGYKGIIKEFVEVDANGLTNLKGTVSVSGLGGQPYRDGSYAYYLSEKVVTNDPKGIGAFLQAAVEMERLANRNLGKGKTVILDSYFNDEHKKDVTGASISYHYKWDEQDNNGFTFFGNVFQNYGVKTTTLYQAPTAANLKKGDIYIIVDPDIPKENPNTKYIEEAHVKAISDWVKAGGMLIVLNNDTGNAEFKHLNKLMAKFGIQFNEDSRNHVTTPHFETGAINIPTTDPIFKTAKKIYIKEISTFKVNPPAVAELVDGKDTIIATAKYGKGTVFAVGDPWFYNEYTDGRKLPADYDNYKAANDLVKWALKQIQK, from the coding sequence ATGAAAAAAGGTATTCAATTAAGTATCCTCACGCTATCGTTGTTTTCGGCCGGGCTAAATGTTTACGCTCAGGAAAAACCGATGTCGCAAAGAATAGCCGCCACGATCATGAAGAATATGCCTTCAGATACCTCGGCAGCGGCCGGTGGCAAGCCATTTAAAAAATGGAACTATGACGAAGGGGTAATACTGAAAGGGATTGAAGGTGTATGGCTGCAAACTGCCGACAGGAGCTACTTTAAATACATTCAGCAAAGCATGGATAACCTGATCAATGCTGATGGCACCGAAATTAAAGGCTATAAAAGCGACGATTACACCCTTGATAATATTTTGTGCGGGCGCAATATGCTGATGCTGTATAATACATTAGGTACTGCAAAATACCTTACCGTAGCCAACACCCTGTATGATCAGCTTAAAAAACAGCCCCGCACACCCGAGGGCGGCTTTTGGCACAAAAAGCGATATGTTGACCAGATGTGGCTCGATGGCTTGTATATGGCCGAATCTTTTTATGCCGAATACGCTGCTGAATTTCACCATGAAGCCGATTTTGATGATATAGCCAAGCAATATATCCTGATGGAGCAGCATGCGCGAGATGCTAAAACAGGCTTATTGTACCACGGCTGGGACTACAGCAAAAAAGAAAAATGGGCCGACCCAAAAACCGGCTTGTCGGCCAATTTCTGGGCCCGGGCCGATGGCTGGTACGCCATGGCCTTAGTTGATGTACTGGATTACCTACCCGCTAACCATCCCAAAAGACCGGAGATCATCGCAATACTAAACCGTTTGGCTACTGCCATCCAAAAATACCAGGACCCTAAGAGCGGTGTTTGGTACGATATATTAGACAAAGCAGGCGAAAAAGGTAATTACCTGGAATCGTCAGCATCATCTATGTTTGTTTATGCCCTGGCCAAAGGTGTCAGGTTCGGTTATTTGCCCGAAAGCTTTTTGGCTGTTGCCGATAAAGGTTATAAGGGAATTATTAAAGAATTTGTTGAAGTTGATGCCAACGGCCTTACCAATTTAAAAGGAACGGTTAGCGTATCAGGCCTGGGCGGCCAGCCCTACCGCGATGGCAGTTATGCTTATTATCTGAGCGAGAAAGTGGTAACCAACGACCCTAAAGGCATCGGCGCCTTTTTACAGGCTGCCGTTGAAATGGAACGCCTGGCTAACCGCAACTTAGGCAAGGGCAAAACCGTTATACTCGATTCCTATTTTAACGATGAGCATAAAAAAGATGTTACCGGCGCTTCTATCTCTTACCATTATAAATGGGATGAGCAGGATAACAACGGCTTTACCTTTTTTGGCAATGTATTTCAAAACTACGGAGTTAAAACCACTACCTTATACCAGGCGCCTACTGCCGCGAACCTTAAAAAGGGCGATATTTATATCATCGTTGATCCGGACATCCCGAAAGAAAACCCAAACACAAAATACATCGAAGAGGCTCATGTTAAAGCCATCAGCGATTGGGTGAAGGCAGGCGGCATGCTGATTGTTTTAAATAACGATACAGGCAACGCCGAGTTTAAGCACCTCAACAAACTCATGGCTAAATTTGGTATTCAATTTAACGAGGATAGCCGCAACCACGTAACCACACCTCATTTTGAAACCGGCGCAATCAACATCCCTACCACCGATCCTATATTTAAAACCGCTAAAAAGATCTACATCAAAGAAATCTCGACCTTTAAAGTAAACCCTCCGGCAGTTGCCGAATTAGTTGACGGGAAAGATACCATCATCGCCACGGCCAAATACGGTAAGGGAACAGTTTTTGCAGTAGGTGACCCGTGGTTTTATAACGAATATACCGATGGACGCAAGCTACCGGCTGATTATGATAATTACAAAGCCGCCAATGATTTAGTAAAATGGGCGCTTAAACAAATTCAGAAATAA
- a CDS encoding glycoside hydrolase family 28 protein → MNKVLKLSFGLLAISTCALAQFPGINLPKVKQPAFKTDTFNIKQFDAKGDGLTLNTNSINDAITSCSEKGGGVVLVPGGVWLTGPIDLKSNVNLHIDRDGILLFTKDFNQYPIVEGSYEGLPAGRCKSPISGKDLQNIAITGTGIIDGNGDAWRMVKKDKLTATQWQDKIASGGLLSADKKTWYPTEKSLKGSQAKDPGILKEGRSIQDFEVYKDFLRPNMVVLNNCKRILLEGVTFQNSPAWNLHPFLCSDLTLRGVNVKNPWYAQNGDGIDLESSTNTLIENSTFDVGDDGICIKSGRDEAGRKLGKPTENVIVRNCVVYHAHGGFVIGSEMSGGAKNIFVYNCSFLGTDVGLRFKTTRGRGGVVQNIYVTNINMKDIGAEAILFDMYYMAKDPVALSGEKRDAPKVEVLPVTEATPQFKDFHISNIVCNGAATALFIRGLPEMNILGLYLNDMVIKAKKGMVCTEATGVYIKNFRMITDDTNPVVSIDNSQSIYLDHIAYKPGSDLLFKISGSKTSDIAVTNTPASAAKSKLLLTDGATQKSIHIK, encoded by the coding sequence ATGAATAAAGTATTAAAGTTAAGTTTCGGCCTGTTGGCAATAAGTACCTGTGCACTTGCACAGTTTCCTGGCATTAACCTGCCCAAGGTAAAACAACCGGCCTTTAAAACCGATACCTTTAATATTAAACAGTTTGATGCCAAAGGCGATGGTCTTACCCTGAACACCAACAGCATTAACGATGCTATTACCTCCTGCAGCGAAAAAGGCGGCGGCGTAGTGCTTGTTCCGGGTGGTGTATGGCTAACCGGCCCTATCGACCTGAAAAGCAACGTTAACCTGCACATTGACCGTGACGGGATATTGCTGTTCACCAAAGATTTTAACCAGTACCCTATTGTTGAAGGATCGTACGAAGGTTTACCGGCTGGCAGATGTAAATCGCCCATATCCGGTAAAGACCTTCAGAATATAGCCATCACCGGTACAGGTATTATTGATGGTAACGGCGATGCCTGGCGCATGGTAAAAAAAGACAAACTTACCGCAACGCAATGGCAGGATAAAATAGCATCGGGCGGATTGCTGAGCGCCGATAAAAAAACCTGGTACCCAACCGAAAAATCATTAAAAGGATCACAGGCTAAAGATCCGGGGATTTTAAAGGAAGGCCGCTCCATACAGGACTTTGAAGTATACAAGGATTTTTTACGACCCAACATGGTTGTACTGAACAACTGTAAACGGATATTACTGGAGGGCGTTACCTTTCAAAATTCGCCGGCATGGAATCTGCATCCCTTTTTATGTTCAGACCTTACCCTGCGTGGCGTCAATGTTAAAAACCCTTGGTACGCCCAAAACGGAGACGGCATTGATCTTGAATCGAGCACCAACACGCTGATCGAGAACAGTACGTTTGACGTGGGTGATGACGGCATCTGCATTAAATCGGGACGGGACGAGGCCGGGCGCAAGCTGGGCAAACCTACCGAAAATGTAATTGTACGTAATTGCGTGGTTTACCATGCCCATGGCGGCTTTGTAATAGGCAGCGAGATGAGCGGCGGAGCAAAAAATATTTTTGTGTATAACTGCTCGTTTTTGGGTACCGATGTTGGCCTGCGCTTTAAAACAACCCGCGGGCGTGGCGGCGTAGTACAGAATATTTATGTCACCAATATTAACATGAAAGACATTGGGGCCGAGGCCATTTTGTTTGATATGTATTATATGGCTAAAGATCCGGTTGCGCTATCCGGCGAAAAGCGCGATGCCCCCAAGGTTGAGGTGCTGCCGGTAACCGAGGCAACACCACAGTTTAAGGATTTTCATATCAGCAATATTGTTTGTAACGGAGCTGCAACTGCTTTGTTTATACGAGGCCTGCCCGAGATGAACATTTTAGGGCTATACCTTAACGATATGGTGATCAAAGCTAAAAAAGGAATGGTATGTACCGAGGCTACCGGCGTATACATTAAAAACTTCCGGATGATTACCGATGATACCAACCCGGTTGTTAGCATTGATAACAGCCAGAGTATCTACCTGGATCATATCGCCTATAAACCCGGAAGCGATTTACTGTTTAAAATATCCGGAAGCAAAACATCGGATATTGCGGTAACCAATACCCCTGCTTCGGCGGCCAAAAGTAAATTGTTACTTACAGATGGCGCTACACAAAAATCAATTCATATTAAATAA
- the kduI gene encoding 5-dehydro-4-deoxy-D-glucuronate isomerase — protein MEQRYHNSAKEVSTMTTAELRGNFLVDSLMKADEISFVYSHYDRVIVGSAVPANGPISLPNYPELRAEYFLERRELGIINIGGPGEVVIDAQTFAINKLDCVFAGKGSKEVTFKSLDATNPAKYYLLSAPAHKEYPASLMKKEDATPVSIGSAETSNARTIYKYIHLDGIRSSQLVMGLTVLSTGSVWNTMPSHTHDRRMEMYFYFDVTPGQVVLHLMGEPQQTKHLVMKNNEAVISPPWSIHSGCGTANYSFIWGMAGENQVYSDMDPVAIDELK, from the coding sequence ATGGAACAACGATATCATAATAGCGCAAAAGAAGTGAGCACCATGACCACTGCTGAATTGCGCGGTAATTTTTTAGTAGATAGCCTGATGAAGGCAGACGAGATCAGCTTTGTATACAGCCATTACGACCGTGTAATTGTAGGCAGCGCTGTACCGGCTAACGGGCCCATCAGCTTACCCAACTACCCTGAACTACGTGCCGAATATTTTTTAGAGCGCCGCGAATTGGGAATTATCAACATTGGCGGTCCTGGTGAAGTTGTAATTGACGCTCAAACCTTCGCCATTAATAAACTGGATTGCGTTTTTGCAGGCAAGGGCTCAAAGGAAGTAACCTTTAAGAGCTTAGACGCTACCAACCCGGCAAAATATTATTTACTATCGGCCCCGGCACATAAAGAATATCCGGCCAGCCTGATGAAAAAGGAAGATGCCACACCGGTAAGCATCGGCTCTGCCGAAACGTCAAACGCGCGTACCATTTACAAATACATCCATTTAGATGGTATCCGCAGCAGCCAACTGGTAATGGGCCTTACCGTTTTAAGCACCGGCAGCGTTTGGAATACGATGCCATCGCACACGCACGATCGCCGGATGGAAATGTATTTCTACTTTGATGTAACTCCAGGCCAGGTTGTGTTACACCTGATGGGCGAGCCACAGCAAACCAAACACCTGGTGATGAAGAATAACGAAGCCGTTATTTCTCCGCCATGGTCAATTCACTCGGGTTGCGGCACGGCCAATTATTCGTTCATCTGGGGTATGGCCGGCGAAAACCAGGTTTACAGCGATATGGATCCTGTGGCCATCGACGAATTAAAATAA
- the kduD gene encoding 2-dehydro-3-deoxy-D-gluconate 5-dehydrogenase KduD has protein sequence MQIQKLFDLSGKTAIVTGCNRGIGKAMALALANAGADIIGVSASIALSGSEVEQEVTSLGRKFKAYQCDFGNRVSLEAFAKQVLAENQQIDILVNNAGTIMRKPAVEHPNDYWDTVLNINLDAPFILSREVGKRMIEQGSGKIIFTASLLTFQGGINVPGYAASKGAIGSLTKAFANEWASKGINVNAIAPGYIATDNTEALRGDPDRSRSILERIPAARWGQADDLGGATVFLASSASDYVNGVILPVDGGWLGR, from the coding sequence ATGCAAATACAAAAATTATTTGATCTTTCGGGTAAAACAGCTATCGTAACCGGATGCAACCGCGGCATTGGCAAAGCTATGGCCTTAGCCCTGGCTAATGCCGGGGCCGATATTATCGGCGTTTCAGCTTCTATCGCCCTAAGCGGAAGTGAGGTTGAACAGGAAGTCACATCGCTGGGCCGTAAGTTTAAAGCCTACCAGTGCGATTTTGGTAACCGTGTATCCCTGGAAGCTTTTGCAAAACAAGTGCTGGCCGAAAATCAGCAAATAGATATCCTGGTGAACAATGCGGGTACCATTATGCGCAAACCCGCTGTAGAGCACCCTAATGATTATTGGGACACTGTTTTAAACATTAACCTGGATGCTCCTTTTATTTTAAGCCGAGAAGTGGGCAAACGGATGATTGAGCAGGGTTCGGGCAAAATTATTTTCACGGCATCATTATTAACTTTCCAGGGCGGTATCAACGTACCCGGCTACGCGGCAAGTAAAGGCGCTATAGGCAGCTTAACCAAAGCCTTTGCTAACGAATGGGCCTCAAAAGGGATTAATGTAAACGCCATAGCACCAGGATACATTGCCACAGATAATACCGAGGCACTGAGAGGCGATCCGGACAGGAGCAGATCCATCCTTGAGCGTATCCCTGCGGCACGCTGGGGTCAAGCCGATGACCTGGGCGGCGCAACCGTTTTCCTGGCCTCATCAGCCTCTGATTATGTTAACGGCGTCATACTGCCGGTGGATGGTGGGTGGCTGGGCCGCTAA
- a CDS encoding porin family protein, with amino-acid sequence MKKYLLSLAILTLITVAARAQFTLGLKGGVNISKINTDNLSESTIAGYQFGAWARLGKSTYIQPEMYIGSKGGQFNFDSNGSNAGGSAKVKFTTLDVPVLIGESFGVSHLNFRIMAGPVYSYILSKDESFSSNLGSAYRDFGNYNNSTLGYQVGAGVDLGNISIDARYEGGLTRLNEKYGQRASLFHISLGFKIL; translated from the coding sequence ATGAAGAAGTATCTATTAAGCTTAGCCATATTAACGCTGATAACCGTAGCTGCCAGGGCACAATTTACCTTAGGATTAAAAGGCGGTGTCAATATTTCAAAGATTAATACCGATAATTTATCAGAATCAACCATTGCAGGTTACCAGTTTGGCGCTTGGGCACGCCTTGGCAAAAGCACCTACATCCAGCCCGAAATGTATATAGGCAGCAAAGGCGGCCAGTTTAATTTTGATAGCAACGGAAGCAACGCTGGCGGTTCGGCCAAAGTTAAATTCACCACGCTGGATGTTCCGGTGTTGATTGGCGAATCATTCGGCGTAAGCCATCTTAACTTCCGCATTATGGCGGGGCCGGTTTACTCGTACATTTTAAGCAAGGACGAAAGCTTTTCAAGCAACCTCGGCTCGGCTTATCGCGATTTTGGAAACTACAATAACAGCACCTTGGGTTACCAGGTCGGCGCCGGGGTAGACCTGGGTAATATATCCATTGATGCCCGGTACGAGGGAGGCTTAACCAGGCTTAACGAAAAATATGGCCAACGGGCCAGCTTGTTCCATATCAGTTTAGGGTTTAAAATACTTTAA